One segment of Corynebacterium atrinae DNA contains the following:
- the nrdR gene encoding transcriptional regulator NrdR, with amino-acid sequence MYCPFCHHDHSRVIDSRIIDAGAAIRRRRECTECQGRFTTIEKAVLLVVKRNGVTEPFSRDKVVLGVRRACQGRDVSDDALKRLAQEVEETVRSHGSSQVHANAIGLAILEPLRALDEVAYLRFASVYKSFESAEDFESEIRLMHRRAREEDSAVDR; translated from the coding sequence GTGTATTGCCCGTTTTGCCACCACGATCATTCCCGAGTCATTGACTCTCGCATCATTGATGCCGGCGCCGCGATTCGTCGTCGACGGGAGTGCACCGAGTGCCAGGGACGCTTCACCACCATCGAGAAAGCCGTCCTGTTGGTAGTTAAACGCAATGGCGTGACGGAGCCGTTCAGTCGTGACAAGGTCGTGCTTGGTGTGCGGCGCGCTTGTCAGGGTCGGGATGTTTCGGATGACGCGCTGAAGCGGCTTGCTCAAGAAGTAGAAGAGACCGTGCGTAGCCATGGCAGCTCACAGGTGCACGCCAACGCCATCGGCCTCGCAATCCTTGAGCCACTCCGCGCCTTGGACGAGGTGGCGTACCTGCGCTTTGCGTCCGTGTATAAGTCTTTCGAGTCTGCTGAAGACTTTGAATCAGAGATCCGGCTCATGCATCGAAGGGCTCGAGAGGAAGACTCGGCTGTGGATCGCTGA
- a CDS encoding 1-phosphofructokinase family hexose kinase has protein sequence MIVTLTPNPSIDATMELDSPLQRGQVIRPVSISQVAGGKGINVSHALVLAGVESTALFPADEGDPFLTLVAKTGIPYRHVPVTESVRINTTLTENDGTTTKINGAGATLDSQARQQVEEFLISLLGANATYLVLAGSLPPGVPLDWYTSLLALVRSKFPDLPIAVDTSDEAIASLGRNLNIAAPTLIKPNGLEIGQMVGADGDAIESAAAEGNFVPAIRAGRQVVDRGVAEVLVTLGPAGAVLVTEAGAWVATPPPTNVVSTVGAGDSSLAGYLIARSQGDSPAECLRRAVAYGSAAASLAGTTIPSPSQLNMAGTTVHDLSHEI, from the coding sequence TTGATTGTCACTTTGACCCCTAATCCCAGCATCGACGCGACTATGGAGTTGGACTCACCCCTCCAGCGGGGGCAGGTCATTCGCCCCGTGTCCATTTCCCAGGTCGCGGGAGGCAAGGGGATCAATGTCTCCCACGCGCTCGTGTTGGCTGGAGTCGAGAGCACCGCACTCTTCCCCGCCGATGAGGGCGACCCCTTCCTCACGTTGGTCGCCAAAACGGGCATCCCCTACCGCCACGTTCCGGTGACAGAGAGCGTGCGAATCAACACCACCCTCACTGAGAATGACGGCACCACCACCAAAATCAATGGCGCCGGTGCCACTCTCGATTCCCAGGCCCGCCAGCAAGTGGAAGAGTTTTTGATTTCATTGCTTGGCGCCAATGCCACCTACCTGGTCCTCGCGGGTTCCCTGCCGCCCGGAGTGCCGTTGGATTGGTACACCAGCCTCCTAGCCCTCGTCCGTTCCAAGTTCCCGGACCTACCAATCGCTGTCGACACCTCGGACGAGGCCATCGCCTCCCTCGGGCGCAACCTCAACATTGCTGCCCCGACCTTGATCAAGCCCAACGGTCTCGAGATTGGTCAGATGGTGGGCGCTGACGGTGACGCAATCGAATCTGCCGCCGCCGAAGGCAACTTCGTTCCGGCGATCCGCGCAGGTCGACAGGTTGTTGACCGGGGGGTGGCGGAAGTGCTCGTGACTCTGGGTCCTGCGGGCGCAGTACTCGTGACGGAAGCAGGCGCCTGGGTGGCTACTCCCCCGCCCACCAACGTGGTCTCCACCGTCGGAGCAGGTGACAGCTCCTTGGCTGGCTACCTCATCGCTCGTTCCCAGGGCGACTCGCCCGCAGAGTGCCTCCGTCGCGCAGTCGCGTACGGTTCGGCTGCCGCTAGTTTGGCCGGAACAACTATTCCATCTCCATCACAACTCAATATGGCGGGCACAACAGTGCACGACCTCTCCCACGAAATCTGA
- the ptsP gene encoding phosphoenolpyruvate--protein phosphotransferase, whose translation MEAVHSTSIKGTGVVAGIAYAPAVWARPRPELPTPADDVPEDRRDAEYERFVAASDTVADRLLTRSGHLEGSSAEVLKATAGMVKDRGWRKTAQKFIAKGQPAENATAAATDKFVSMFEAAGGLMAERTTDLKDIRDRVLAELRGEPEPGLPEIEGEGVLFADDLSPADTATLNTDNIVALVTELGGPTSHTAIIARQLSLPCIVAVGSSISSVEQDEMVLIDGAMGTITLNADPVLSKEKVRESRETAALVAQWRGPAKTKDDYRVQLLANVADGNAARLAAEGQAEGIGLYRTELSFLSASEEPSVDDQAKIYRKVFEAFPSSKVVIRTLDAGSDKPIAYANMIAEENPALGVRGLRIANNNEPLLTRQLDAIAQAAEDRRDDAPTWVMAPMVATAREAKWFAGLCRERGLVAGAMIEVPAAALMADKLMPHLDFVSIGTNDLTQYTMAADRLSPQLAYLTDPWQPAVLRLIRHTCIVGNDTQTPVGVCGEAAADPMLACVLTGLGVNSLSAASTALPGVGAQLAKVDLETCKKAADLALESVGAAAARDAVRELLLG comes from the coding sequence ATGGAGGCTGTTCACAGCACCTCTATTAAGGGAACTGGTGTCGTTGCCGGCATCGCCTACGCCCCCGCCGTTTGGGCCCGACCCCGCCCCGAACTGCCCACGCCTGCAGACGATGTGCCGGAGGACCGGCGCGACGCTGAGTATGAGCGCTTTGTCGCCGCTTCCGACACGGTCGCGGATCGACTCCTGACACGCTCGGGGCATTTGGAGGGCTCATCCGCCGAGGTCCTCAAGGCCACTGCTGGAATGGTTAAAGATCGTGGTTGGCGCAAGACTGCTCAAAAGTTCATTGCCAAGGGCCAGCCAGCGGAAAACGCCACAGCCGCGGCAACGGACAAGTTTGTGTCGATGTTCGAGGCTGCAGGCGGTCTCATGGCCGAGCGCACCACCGACTTGAAGGACATTCGTGATCGAGTCCTCGCGGAACTCCGCGGCGAGCCGGAACCGGGCCTGCCGGAGATCGAGGGGGAAGGCGTCCTCTTCGCCGATGACCTCTCTCCCGCGGACACTGCCACGCTGAACACCGACAACATCGTGGCGCTGGTAACCGAGCTTGGTGGCCCGACTAGCCACACAGCAATCATCGCCCGTCAGCTCAGCCTCCCCTGCATCGTCGCCGTAGGATCCTCCATCAGCTCCGTCGAGCAGGATGAAATGGTGCTTATTGACGGCGCGATGGGAACCATCACCCTCAACGCCGACCCGGTCCTGTCGAAGGAAAAGGTCCGCGAATCCCGTGAGACGGCTGCCCTCGTCGCCCAGTGGCGTGGTCCAGCCAAGACCAAGGACGACTACCGGGTCCAGCTTTTGGCCAACGTCGCGGACGGCAACGCAGCGCGTCTGGCTGCAGAGGGTCAGGCTGAAGGTATTGGCCTCTACCGCACCGAGCTGAGCTTCCTGTCGGCATCCGAAGAGCCCAGTGTCGACGATCAGGCCAAGATCTACCGCAAGGTGTTCGAAGCCTTCCCCTCCTCCAAGGTAGTTATCCGAACCTTGGATGCTGGTTCGGATAAGCCCATCGCCTACGCCAACATGATCGCTGAGGAAAACCCGGCGCTTGGTGTGCGTGGTCTGCGCATCGCCAACAACAATGAGCCGCTGTTGACTCGCCAGCTTGACGCCATTGCCCAGGCTGCGGAAGACCGCAGAGATGACGCTCCGACGTGGGTTATGGCACCGATGGTTGCCACTGCGCGTGAAGCCAAGTGGTTTGCCGGCTTGTGCCGGGAGCGTGGACTCGTCGCCGGTGCGATGATCGAGGTTCCGGCAGCCGCCCTCATGGCCGACAAGCTCATGCCTCACTTGGACTTCGTGTCCATTGGTACCAACGACCTCACCCAGTACACGATGGCCGCTGACCGACTCTCTCCGCAGTTGGCATATCTGACGGACCCCTGGCAGCCGGCAGTGCTGCGGCTGATCCGTCATACCTGCATCGTCGGCAACGACACCCAAACGCCGGTCGGCGTCTGTGGCGAGGCGGCCGCAGACCCCATGCTGGCATGTGTCCTCACCGGACTTGGTGTTAACTCCCTCTCGGCTGCTTCCACGGCCCTGCCGGGAGTCGGCGCCCAGTTGGCAAAGGTGGATCTGGAGACTTGTAAGAAGGCCGCAGACCTGGCTCTCGAGTCCGTCGGTGCTGCAGCCGCCCGCGACGCGGTGCGTGAGCTCCTCCTGGGCTAA
- a CDS encoding PTS fructose transporter subunit IIABC, whose translation MTSPNNQIITNDLVLLDADLGASPTDVITQLANTVASSGRATDAAQLAEDAIARESKAPTGVPGKVAIPHCRSAAVSVPTLAFARLTRPVNFGGPDGDAELVFLIAAPEGGGKEHLKILSKLARALVRGDFLERLRTANSPEDIVRDVIEITSAEKKPAAASAAPLPAGRPGVDKQVTRIVAITACPTGIAHTYMAADALVQAAEARDDVELVVETQGSSSTKAIDSSLVKAADAVIFATDVGVRDRERFAGKPVIESGVKRAINDPKVMIDEAIAAAQNPNSRKVSAGAASATAEEAGKQLGWARRIQQAVMTGVSYMIPFVAAGGLLLALGFLIGGYDMANGWQAIATGHSLGNLPGHTVDVDGVAVTFDRSGLALYLGAVLFATGQMAMGFIVAALSGYTAYSLAGRPGIAPGFVGGAISVLIGAGFLGGLVTGILAGLIAYWIGNWKVPRILNSLMPVVIIPLLTSLTIGLVMFLLLGRPLAAAMTGMTNWLGAMSGSSAVLLGVILGLMMCFDLGGPVNKAAYLFATAGLSTGDEASMQIMAAVMSAGMVPPIALSLATLVRKHLFTPAEQENGKSAWLLGLSFISEGAIPFAAADPLRVIPAMMVGGATTGALSMAFEVGSRAPHGGVFVLFAIDPWWGFLLSIAVGTIVSAIAVIALKQFWPNKAAEEAAARGSVVAAS comes from the coding sequence ATGACCTCGCCGAACAATCAGATCATTACGAATGATCTGGTCCTCCTTGACGCCGACCTAGGCGCCTCACCCACCGATGTCATCACCCAGCTCGCCAACACCGTCGCGTCCAGCGGCCGGGCGACGGACGCCGCTCAGCTCGCTGAAGACGCTATCGCCCGCGAGTCGAAGGCCCCCACTGGGGTACCAGGCAAGGTGGCGATTCCCCACTGCCGCTCAGCAGCAGTAAGCGTGCCGACGCTCGCGTTTGCCCGACTCACCCGTCCCGTCAACTTTGGCGGTCCCGACGGCGATGCTGAATTGGTGTTCCTCATTGCCGCCCCGGAGGGCGGCGGCAAGGAACACCTCAAGATTCTGTCCAAGCTCGCCCGCGCTCTCGTCCGCGGTGACTTCCTCGAGCGGCTCCGTACCGCCAATTCCCCAGAGGACATCGTTCGGGACGTTATCGAGATCACTTCTGCAGAAAAGAAGCCTGCAGCCGCCTCAGCTGCCCCCCTTCCTGCGGGAAGACCGGGCGTCGATAAGCAGGTGACGCGCATTGTCGCGATTACCGCCTGCCCCACCGGCATAGCTCACACCTACATGGCGGCCGACGCCCTGGTCCAGGCTGCCGAGGCTCGCGACGACGTCGAGCTCGTCGTGGAGACCCAAGGTTCTTCCTCGACCAAGGCGATTGACTCTTCCCTGGTCAAGGCCGCCGATGCAGTGATTTTTGCCACCGACGTGGGAGTCCGCGACCGGGAGCGATTCGCGGGCAAGCCCGTTATCGAATCCGGAGTCAAGCGCGCCATCAACGACCCCAAGGTCATGATCGACGAAGCCATCGCCGCGGCGCAGAACCCCAACTCCCGCAAAGTCTCCGCCGGAGCGGCATCGGCCACAGCGGAAGAGGCGGGCAAGCAGCTGGGCTGGGCGCGCCGCATCCAACAGGCCGTCATGACCGGCGTTTCGTACATGATTCCATTCGTGGCTGCCGGTGGCCTCCTCCTGGCCCTCGGCTTCCTCATCGGTGGCTACGACATGGCCAATGGTTGGCAGGCCATCGCCACCGGCCATTCGCTGGGTAACCTGCCCGGACACACCGTCGACGTTGACGGAGTCGCAGTTACCTTCGACCGTTCAGGTCTCGCGCTCTACCTCGGTGCTGTGTTGTTTGCCACAGGACAGATGGCGATGGGCTTCATCGTCGCCGCACTGTCCGGCTACACCGCCTACTCCCTGGCGGGACGCCCCGGCATTGCCCCCGGCTTCGTCGGCGGCGCCATTTCCGTGCTGATCGGCGCTGGCTTCCTCGGCGGCCTGGTCACCGGTATTCTCGCAGGCCTCATTGCCTACTGGATCGGTAATTGGAAGGTCCCGCGGATCCTCAACTCCCTCATGCCCGTGGTCATTATTCCGCTGCTGACCTCGCTGACTATCGGCCTTGTCATGTTCTTGCTCCTCGGCCGCCCGCTGGCTGCCGCGATGACCGGAATGACCAACTGGCTAGGCGCGATGTCCGGCTCGTCCGCTGTCCTCCTCGGCGTGATCCTCGGCCTCATGATGTGCTTTGACCTCGGCGGACCCGTCAACAAGGCCGCGTACCTCTTCGCTACCGCAGGCTTGTCCACCGGTGACGAAGCCTCAATGCAGATCATGGCCGCTGTCATGTCCGCCGGTATGGTTCCCCCCATCGCACTGTCGTTGGCCACCCTCGTGCGTAAGCACCTGTTTACCCCGGCCGAGCAGGAGAATGGCAAGTCTGCCTGGCTGCTGGGCCTGTCCTTCATCTCTGAAGGTGCCATCCCCTTCGCCGCTGCTGATCCGCTGCGCGTCATCCCCGCAATGATGGTCGGTGGTGCCACCACTGGCGCTCTGTCCATGGCCTTCGAAGTCGGTTCGCGGGCACCCCACGGCGGCGTGTTTGTCCTCTTCGCCATTGATCCCTGGTGGGGCTTCCTCCTCTCCATCGCTGTTGGCACCATTGTCTCTGCAATCGCGGTCATCGCCCTCAAACAGTTCTGGCCTAACAAGGCCGCTGAGGAAGCTGCCGCTCGCGGTTCGGTCGTGGCCGCCTCCTAG
- a CDS encoding DeoR/GlpR family DNA-binding transcription regulator, with amino-acid sequence MYAEERRRQIASLTAVEGRVNVTELASRFDVTAETIRRDLAVLDREGVVHRVHGGAVASQTFQTAEFSLDARFRSAPTAKSAISRAALEFLPEANGGLFLDSGTTIGTLAELIAEQQDAGQWSIVTNSLSIALNLANKGLSKVQLLGGSVRAITQAVVGDTALRTLALMRADVAFIGTNALTLDHGLSTADAQEAAIKSAMVTNAHKVVVLCDSTKLGNDYLVSFASISDIDVVITDASAPESYVSALREREVDVIIAE; translated from the coding sequence ATGTATGCAGAGGAGCGTCGTCGGCAGATAGCCTCTTTGACGGCCGTCGAAGGGCGAGTCAACGTCACTGAGCTAGCTAGTCGGTTTGACGTTACCGCCGAGACCATTCGTCGCGATCTCGCTGTCCTGGACCGGGAGGGGGTTGTTCACCGGGTTCACGGTGGCGCAGTTGCCAGCCAAACATTTCAGACAGCCGAGTTCTCCCTCGACGCTCGATTTCGCTCCGCCCCGACTGCAAAATCAGCAATCTCCCGGGCAGCCCTCGAATTCCTCCCCGAAGCTAATGGGGGACTGTTTTTAGACTCCGGAACCACCATCGGCACCCTGGCAGAGTTGATCGCCGAGCAGCAAGATGCTGGCCAGTGGTCAATCGTGACCAACAGTCTGTCAATAGCGCTGAACTTGGCCAACAAGGGACTGTCGAAGGTGCAGCTTCTGGGTGGCTCCGTTCGTGCGATTACCCAAGCCGTGGTCGGCGACACCGCGCTTCGCACTCTGGCTCTTATGCGGGCGGACGTAGCCTTCATTGGTACTAATGCCCTGACCTTGGATCACGGCTTGTCCACGGCGGATGCCCAAGAGGCAGCGATCAAGTCCGCGATGGTCACCAACGCCCACAAAGTTGTCGTCCTCTGCGATTCAACCAAGCTCGGAAACGACTACCTCGTCAGCTTTGCCAGCATCAGTGATATCGACGTCGTTATCACGGACGCATCGGCGCCGGAGTCCTATGTTTCCGCACTTCGGGAACGCGAAGTGGATGTCATCATCGCCGAGTAA
- the lexA gene encoding transcriptional repressor LexA has product MARSGSTPKVDPTGKPDPSELSDRQRRILEVIRDAVVLRGYPPSIREIGDAAGLQSTSSVAYQLKQLEKKGFLRRDANKPRAVDVRTLPSTDMKKKPGRRSAAEASGPNYPDAPTDASPTNFIPVVGRIAAGSPILAEQDVEEYYPLPSDIVGEGELFMLKVVGHSMKDAGILDGDWVVVRSQPVAEQGEFVAALIEGEATAKEFHKDSTGVWLLPHNDDFAPIPAEHAEIMGKIVSVLRKL; this is encoded by the coding sequence ATGGCACGCAGTGGCTCAACTCCGAAGGTCGACCCGACCGGCAAACCAGACCCCTCCGAACTTTCAGATCGCCAACGCCGGATCCTCGAAGTTATTAGGGATGCGGTGGTTCTCCGTGGCTACCCGCCAAGCATTCGGGAAATCGGTGACGCTGCTGGCCTACAGTCGACCTCCTCCGTCGCCTATCAGCTCAAGCAGCTGGAAAAGAAGGGATTCTTGCGCCGCGACGCCAACAAGCCGCGCGCCGTTGATGTACGAACCCTTCCTTCCACCGACATGAAAAAGAAGCCGGGGCGCCGCTCGGCAGCTGAGGCATCTGGACCCAACTACCCCGATGCCCCTACCGACGCCAGCCCGACAAACTTCATTCCCGTTGTTGGACGCATCGCCGCCGGCTCGCCCATCCTCGCCGAGCAGGATGTGGAGGAGTACTACCCGCTCCCTTCCGACATCGTCGGCGAGGGAGAGCTGTTCATGCTCAAGGTAGTGGGGCATTCCATGAAGGATGCTGGCATTCTCGACGGAGATTGGGTCGTTGTTCGTTCCCAGCCAGTAGCAGAGCAGGGCGAGTTTGTCGCTGCCCTCATTGAGGGTGAAGCCACAGCCAAGGAGTTCCACAAAGACTCCACAGGCGTGTGGTTACTCCCCCACAACGATGACTTCGCTCCAATCCCAGCCGAGCATGCGGAAATCATGGGCAAGATTGTGTCAGTTCTTCGTAAGCTCTAG
- the hrpA gene encoding ATP-dependent RNA helicase HrpA: MTTEPFSLTRADLLARLPEVSLADERAFRRRLHKAKAPKALAAINRDIDAAVDKRALIDAAVPEIDYPESLPVSARRDDIAEAIEANQVVIIAGETGSGKTTQIPKICLELGRGRRGLIGHTQPRRLAARTVAERIAEELGQEIGETVGYAIRFDDRVSPTSAVKLMTDGILLAEMQRDRNLNAYDTIIIDEAHERSLNIDFILGYLRQLLPKRPDLKVIITSATIDPERFANHFSDAQGNPAPIIEVSGRTYPVEIRYQPMEFKMAGKVVDQDPLDAVCEACEELMAEGPGDILCFFPGERDIRDAMEAMAGRKWKGVEITPLFGRLSNQEQHRVFQPHAGRRIVLSTNIAETSLTVPGIRYVVDTGTARISRYSTRTKVQRLPIEPISQASANQRSGRCGRVADGIAIRLYSEEDFESRPEFTDPEILRTNLASVILQMALMRLGDITEFPFVQPPENRAIRDGLLLLHELGALNEEERDGQPTLTPVGRDIARLPVDPRMARMLVEANRLGVLDDVLVIVAAMTIQDVRERPLEFQAQADQAHARFKSPTSDFLSFLKLWDYIGQSRDDLTGNAFRKRMKKEYLHYMRIREWYDLVRQLREVSRQLGWTTRHESADERDPDAIHQSLLAGLLSHIGARDDNTREFKGARGTRFMVFPGSSLAKKPPEFLMAAELVETSRLWARDVAKIEPSWVEKLAGPLLKHQHSEPTWSRKRASGIAHQKSTLYGVTIVADRVVPYHVVDPEAARDMFIRHALIEGDWTTHHTFFHDNVGKLESAAEVEEKARRRGMVVDEDSLFDFYDARLPKTITTGRHFDSWWKKERRIHPHLLDFDPDTLLAEDADTITEEAFPDRWRTGSMTFDLTYRFEPGHPQDGVSILIPVPLLAGLDTDGFDWLVPGLREELITELLRTLPKEMRRTVVPAPDFAARILPRLIPYEGSLVEQITEVLHTMGRPNIDAASFHPAAIPDHLKMTFGAVDKRGKVIDADKVLAALVSRQAGSITSSVSRLSRKAESQAVSEWTPDTLGIIDEEVPTVVDGHQVIAYPALVVTPAGIEVRVHPTKAAADSSMLTATLTMLLRQIAVQPSPMVKGLPLQQRVAVDTYPHGGATGLVDDARVAAVRDLMVENGGPVRDPAEFTALAAKIKPEVAGVVRRSIVGLAPALVEYHTVAEELSQWDGEAIDDMKAQLAFLLPKNAVTVHGMQHLRHLPRYLQGMRIRLEEMSLDPGKDADRQDEIDQAKSYLDIKLAKLPKGREKSREVKEIRWMIEELRISLFAQRLGTARPISLRRIEKAVDKLR, from the coding sequence ATGACTACTGAACCTTTCTCTCTTACCCGCGCGGACCTCCTGGCACGCCTTCCGGAAGTTTCACTTGCCGACGAGCGCGCCTTCCGTCGTCGCCTGCACAAGGCGAAGGCGCCGAAGGCGCTGGCGGCGATCAACCGTGACATTGACGCGGCCGTCGATAAGCGGGCTTTGATTGACGCCGCAGTACCGGAAATCGACTATCCGGAGTCTCTTCCCGTTTCCGCCCGGCGGGATGACATCGCTGAGGCTATCGAAGCCAATCAAGTCGTCATCATCGCAGGTGAAACCGGCTCCGGAAAGACAACGCAGATCCCTAAGATCTGCCTCGAACTCGGACGCGGACGCCGTGGCCTCATTGGCCACACTCAGCCGCGTCGTCTCGCCGCCCGCACGGTGGCGGAGCGCATCGCCGAGGAATTGGGGCAAGAGATCGGTGAGACCGTTGGCTATGCGATTCGTTTCGACGACCGCGTCTCCCCTACGTCCGCCGTAAAACTGATGACTGATGGCATCTTGCTCGCTGAAATGCAGCGCGATAGAAACCTCAATGCCTACGACACGATCATCATTGACGAGGCGCACGAGCGTTCCCTTAATATCGACTTCATCCTGGGTTACCTGCGTCAACTACTACCGAAGCGCCCCGACCTCAAGGTCATCATCACCTCAGCCACGATCGATCCAGAGCGTTTCGCCAACCACTTCTCCGACGCTCAAGGCAATCCCGCGCCAATCATTGAGGTCTCGGGGCGCACCTACCCCGTGGAAATCCGCTACCAGCCCATGGAATTCAAGATGGCTGGAAAGGTCGTCGACCAGGATCCACTCGACGCCGTGTGTGAGGCATGCGAAGAGCTCATGGCAGAAGGTCCCGGCGATATCCTGTGTTTCTTCCCCGGCGAACGTGATATTCGGGACGCCATGGAAGCAATGGCGGGCCGAAAGTGGAAAGGAGTCGAGATCACACCGCTGTTTGGCCGCTTGTCTAACCAAGAACAGCATCGCGTATTCCAACCTCACGCGGGGCGCCGAATCGTGTTGTCCACCAACATTGCCGAGACCTCGTTGACCGTTCCCGGCATCCGCTATGTCGTGGATACCGGTACCGCGCGTATCTCCCGCTATTCCACACGCACCAAAGTTCAGCGCCTCCCGATTGAACCGATCTCGCAGGCCAGCGCCAACCAGCGCTCCGGCCGCTGCGGCCGTGTGGCCGACGGAATTGCCATCCGGCTCTACTCAGAAGAGGACTTTGAATCACGTCCGGAATTCACCGACCCCGAGATTCTGCGCACGAACCTGGCCAGCGTCATCCTGCAAATGGCACTCATGCGGCTGGGCGACATCACGGAGTTCCCCTTCGTCCAACCGCCCGAAAACCGTGCCATCCGGGATGGGCTTTTGCTCCTCCACGAGCTCGGTGCGCTCAATGAGGAAGAACGCGACGGCCAACCAACTCTCACCCCCGTCGGACGTGATATTGCCCGCCTCCCCGTCGACCCCCGCATGGCCCGCATGCTCGTCGAAGCGAATCGATTGGGAGTGCTTGACGACGTCTTGGTCATCGTCGCCGCCATGACCATCCAGGATGTGCGCGAACGACCACTGGAATTCCAGGCACAGGCCGACCAGGCTCATGCCCGCTTCAAGTCACCCACCAGCGACTTCCTCTCCTTCCTCAAGTTGTGGGACTACATCGGTCAATCCCGAGACGACCTCACCGGCAATGCCTTCCGTAAGCGGATGAAGAAGGAATATCTTCACTACATGCGTATCCGTGAGTGGTACGACCTCGTGCGCCAGCTACGGGAGGTTTCCCGCCAGCTGGGGTGGACTACCCGCCACGAATCTGCAGATGAACGCGACCCGGACGCCATCCACCAGTCCCTACTCGCTGGCTTGCTCTCTCACATCGGCGCTCGCGACGACAATACCCGCGAATTCAAGGGCGCCCGAGGCACCCGCTTCATGGTGTTCCCTGGCTCTTCACTTGCCAAAAAGCCACCAGAGTTCCTCATGGCGGCCGAACTGGTGGAAACCTCTCGCCTATGGGCCAGAGACGTTGCCAAAATCGAGCCCTCCTGGGTGGAGAAGCTAGCAGGCCCGCTGCTCAAACATCAGCATTCTGAGCCAACGTGGTCCCGCAAGCGCGCCTCCGGCATTGCGCACCAAAAGTCCACGTTGTACGGCGTCACCATCGTCGCTGACCGAGTGGTGCCCTATCACGTCGTTGACCCAGAGGCCGCACGTGACATGTTCATCCGGCACGCGCTCATTGAAGGAGATTGGACCACTCATCACACCTTCTTCCACGACAATGTGGGCAAGCTTGAATCGGCGGCAGAAGTTGAGGAGAAGGCGCGCCGGCGCGGCATGGTCGTCGACGAAGACTCGCTGTTCGATTTCTACGATGCCCGACTGCCCAAGACCATCACCACCGGCCGCCACTTCGATTCCTGGTGGAAGAAAGAGCGGCGGATTCACCCCCACCTCCTCGACTTCGATCCCGACACTCTCCTGGCCGAAGATGCCGACACCATTACCGAGGAGGCCTTCCCCGATCGCTGGCGCACAGGGTCGATGACCTTTGATCTGACCTACCGATTCGAGCCCGGACACCCACAAGACGGCGTGAGCATTCTCATTCCAGTTCCCCTCCTCGCAGGTCTAGACACCGATGGTTTTGATTGGCTTGTTCCGGGGCTGCGGGAAGAGCTGATCACGGAACTTCTCCGTACTCTGCCCAAAGAAATGCGCCGCACCGTCGTTCCAGCCCCAGATTTCGCAGCCCGGATTCTTCCCCGACTGATCCCCTATGAGGGTTCCCTCGTCGAGCAGATCACCGAGGTCCTTCACACCATGGGACGGCCGAATATCGACGCCGCTTCCTTTCATCCTGCCGCTATCCCAGACCATCTGAAGATGACATTCGGAGCCGTGGACAAACGTGGAAAAGTCATTGACGCTGACAAAGTCCTCGCGGCCCTCGTTTCTCGCCAGGCAGGTTCCATTACATCTTCAGTCAGCCGACTTAGCCGGAAGGCCGAGTCCCAGGCAGTATCGGAATGGACTCCAGACACCCTTGGAATCATCGATGAAGAGGTGCCAACCGTCGTCGACGGACACCAAGTCATCGCCTATCCCGCATTGGTAGTGACCCCAGCCGGGATCGAGGTTCGAGTACACCCCACCAAGGCGGCAGCCGATAGTTCAATGCTTACGGCCACCCTGACCATGCTGCTTCGCCAGATCGCCGTCCAACCGAGCCCCATGGTCAAGGGTCTGCCCTTGCAACAGCGAGTAGCGGTCGATACCTACCCACACGGCGGCGCCACAGGTCTTGTCGACGATGCCCGAGTAGCCGCAGTTCGCGATCTCATGGTGGAAAACGGCGGACCCGTCAGAGACCCCGCCGAATTCACCGCGTTGGCCGCCAAGATTAAGCCCGAGGTGGCTGGCGTAGTCAGACGCTCTATCGTGGGACTCGCCCCCGCATTGGTTGAATATCACACCGTGGCCGAGGAGCTTTCGCAGTGGGATGGCGAGGCCATCGACGATATGAAGGCGCAGTTAGCTTTCCTCCTGCCAAAAAACGCCGTCACAGTCCATGGCATGCAGCACCTTCGACATCTCCCCCGCTACCTCCAAGGCATGCGCATTCGCCTCGAGGAGATGTCACTCGACCCGGGCAAAGACGCCGATCGACAAGATGAGATTGACCAAGCCAAGTCGTACTTGGACATCAAGTTGGCAAAACTCCCCAAAGGACGTGAGAAATCGCGAGAAGTCAAAGAAATCCGCTGGATGATTGAGGAGCTTAGGATTAGCCTCTTCGCCCAACGCCTCGGTACCGCCCGTCCGATTTCCTTGCGCAGGATCGAAAAGGCAGTGGATAAGCTCCGCTAA